The proteins below are encoded in one region of Corynebacterium felinum:
- a CDS encoding Rib/alpha-like domain-containing protein, which produces MSAARTRRGISIAAMVSLTATLGIVPQTLNPVTVKAQEQEYTEELSNETNQPAAPTTLEIPPAELPTPHTVPATQTHSHLPAEPDHGHNGEPTAETDLEPQFGPFAEHVELDTAPIEGFVYDFHPEGVGDIRFLNQHTHHEDPELIQRARPRVQLKKHADIFHLRWHNERWMLFLNEQSITLDLPARFDVELLVSYGDGSQETATIPVGIHDFGELNVHFAPRRGAAGSLVPLVLQGFTDAQGRALSQWFKDRTFVEGIVGNSRRNYVGTYLLGQMREGYESDLSVRIPDDAAVGQELSIPVTVKAGNRMIESFVSVTVTEAVDFKPQLKRSDFVLSPGKNAYLDIEWPEGVDLSRLRDLRVYTDSRVQRSYVSIEQEAESGKHQQVTAENSRFLLRLSTRPPEVFEQPIIVGYSVGNQYEEHQFTLRVHVDTDGDTQPDIDDHDDDNDGIHDDIELSQGTDPKTQHGKALSAVLQPENHHFFVRPGTKFHTAPIRFRHDPDYTPTPALGEDPVFYTWDQDQPQVRSFAKPASATGDYEVEQSTGAISATLPLTATERSEYPVEVTFSDGSVGIVNIVVHAEETALYKLSLRNRQILLRPNQPQRVPIFYEGSVPDEVTYQVRSGCLERYKDLWSVTINDEGYLEVLHRGYPQDFTMHDLRTFGSCTITLTASIPGGQAEPIDFYAVVDTDGDGVDDQRDGDLDGDGVDNDTEQLSGRDPFVDDNHLHAAIYSFSYPTHLNFVRAGATTTFTPRLGKQNQHGPAGFVSGDFSSSARFSLVPNERQAFTEAFSASIDEHSGVVTVQAHPFVGERNGLLTVEVTYEDGSRSRRNIYFTGIGLPRYLSYDSSVVVPRQEYTVVPESRNALESDMRMTWKAPDDAHGWSFDFNPHTGAITARVDDPTTATEQVEGTVFLSYPERFGAVVVPLPVEFSLDTDGDGRPDFWDEDDDNDTLLDEQDQQPKVYNTPEMAKQYRIYYRHQHLDGEDTPALRPEIIKINGGDHSLPPATVFYAHDPRQGEDPNPNRGYHVDPHTGEIQVVLLEPSFHQLPIFVQFSDGSVLPTFAEVTVDRISMRLDYERHELVVPAGGETVVAHPRGSMATPRVRYQLAPTTQIPHGWIVEVDPDTAQVQVSAPAFVPGAQWLESFVVEIQGVNAHDGRRLVSTMIQVEIDTDGDGISDYHDHDDDNDGVDDYHEHSGATDPKDPNSFRLNHVFIPSYQPAAFVRGKTVHSFRPTFDISGTPDKEAGEIPQNTRFELVGYKNYVGPVTSASIDQHTGVITVRDFPGRNAAPEFIVKVIYQDGTETLVDAEFVLSDSAVFEPRWTIPAIVPGQGEVTVRPEYSVPFVPELRFALGPMDAHVGWDVRIDPQSGELSITVDNPLPRGIADVLEIPVQTTVVDADREQVLHTQLRAHLDTDQDGEVDAHDIDDDNDAYSDIEEQAAGTSTKDATDKPEWGLEPVTLPVAIDGQDYHSGSPLALTAPLEVSVSVDPAQLPAGIRFENGVFLGTPRLEWSREAESQVFAITVVARHELSGDQAQRRVTLRVLRDVDADGEPDTVDSDDDKDLFTDVEEQQSQTDPKDAQDKPDIAIVPLAPLRVREGERISQAVALTKPIHALIEVQGDLPDGLEFAGDVLSGIPSLEPWGERESQELKVQFVAVHPAGRSAVAELSMTVLRDTDRDQIPDIEDEDDDNDRFVDVEERAAFHDPKDAQDKPVVAFAKVPVSEVREGVALDIPVRLSTPLLHADIVADHLPEGLSFVDGAIVGIPAVEWEGEEEHKQLTASFRATHRGHDDAVWMTVEITVVRDTDGDGIPDLRDEDDDHDGYSDQEERAFGSDTKNKNLKPTLAFVQVDPIEVVEKTGRIEREIRLAGVVDALIEAVELPDGLRFEHGVLHGTPVISQWDKQEESRVLRARFVAVHQGSGDRAELECAITVARNSDSDDLPDYDDHDDDNDLFSDAQEQAALTDPKDPANTPTVALRALAPLTVVEHHAIEEQSPTLLHPVDARIVVHGKLPAGLKFDNGRLLGSPVITDWGDDDTRTVTISFVAQHPAGDSEPVTLSITVQRDHDHDRTPDMRDADDDNDGFSDAEEREAGTDPKDKDDAPRVALAEIGAVTITQHQPMPPITPTLVQPVAATIEVVGELPLGVRFVDGQLTGTPTISEWGMEESRDLQVTFIAKHPTGDSAPITLTITVERDTDQDGISDLRDGDDDGDQYTDAEETHAGTNPKDAAQKPVLQFAPLKPITVVEHQPIEAITPSVQPELRATIGVDNLPAGLLFDNGQLTGSPEITDWARGENSRTLIVVFEAVHPASGERASQQLAVVVTRDTDKDTTPDLTDIDADNDGFSNDEEHAVGTDYQDSESTPDFAFKQVEDQRIIEAQAINDVLIALIHPVSGRFMAEKLAPGTTFNPDTSRISGTPEITDWAEEETSRSIEFRLKAERDGIDNVPGRSTMLTFTVTVLRDLDKDGTPDILDEDIDGDGYTNAEEERAGSNPRLHSSTRATGDHAKDHSQQPPPAQQHPHLGHRCTQQPRRSGIPATRPD; this is translated from the coding sequence ATGAGCGCAGCACGCACACGACGGGGCATTTCGATTGCCGCAATGGTTTCTTTAACCGCAACTCTAGGCATCGTTCCTCAAACCCTTAACCCCGTGACGGTCAAAGCTCAGGAGCAGGAATACACCGAAGAACTCAGCAATGAAACCAACCAGCCTGCCGCACCAACGACCCTTGAAATCCCACCTGCGGAATTACCCACCCCGCACACTGTGCCTGCGACACAAACGCATTCCCACCTGCCGGCTGAACCCGATCATGGGCACAACGGCGAACCCACAGCAGAAACAGACCTGGAACCTCAGTTCGGCCCCTTTGCTGAGCACGTAGAACTCGACACCGCACCCATTGAAGGGTTTGTTTATGATTTTCACCCTGAAGGCGTCGGCGACATTCGTTTTCTTAACCAGCACACGCACCACGAAGACCCAGAATTAATCCAGCGTGCCCGCCCGAGAGTGCAACTGAAGAAACACGCCGATATTTTTCACCTCCGCTGGCACAACGAGCGGTGGATGCTGTTCCTGAACGAACAGTCAATCACCCTCGACTTACCGGCACGGTTCGATGTGGAACTTTTGGTTAGCTATGGTGATGGTTCTCAAGAAACAGCCACGATCCCTGTTGGTATTCACGATTTCGGGGAACTGAATGTACATTTTGCGCCCCGACGCGGCGCAGCTGGCTCTTTAGTCCCACTGGTGCTCCAAGGCTTTACGGATGCCCAAGGGCGCGCCCTGTCGCAATGGTTCAAAGATCGTACATTCGTGGAAGGAATCGTCGGTAATTCACGGCGCAATTACGTGGGTACGTATCTATTAGGGCAGATGCGCGAAGGCTACGAGTCGGACCTATCGGTGCGCATCCCCGATGATGCCGCGGTGGGCCAAGAGCTCAGCATCCCGGTCACAGTCAAGGCGGGCAATCGCATGATCGAAAGCTTCGTTTCGGTTACTGTCACCGAAGCCGTCGATTTTAAGCCACAGCTCAAGCGCAGCGATTTCGTTTTAAGTCCAGGGAAAAACGCGTACCTAGACATTGAATGGCCAGAAGGTGTGGACTTATCGCGTCTGCGCGATCTCCGAGTGTATACAGATAGCCGCGTTCAGCGTTCTTACGTGTCCATTGAGCAGGAAGCAGAAAGCGGAAAACATCAGCAGGTCACTGCCGAAAATTCCCGCTTCTTGCTGCGGTTAAGCACGAGGCCACCAGAAGTATTTGAACAGCCCATTATTGTGGGCTATTCTGTGGGAAATCAGTATGAAGAACATCAATTCACGCTGCGCGTGCATGTGGATACCGATGGGGATACTCAGCCCGATATCGATGATCACGATGATGATAACGACGGTATTCACGACGATATCGAATTAAGCCAAGGCACCGACCCGAAGACTCAACACGGCAAAGCGCTTTCGGCAGTACTCCAGCCTGAAAACCACCATTTTTTTGTGCGCCCAGGCACAAAGTTCCACACCGCACCGATTCGGTTCCGCCACGATCCCGATTACACTCCCACCCCAGCCCTAGGAGAAGATCCGGTGTTCTACACCTGGGATCAGGATCAGCCACAGGTGCGTAGTTTTGCCAAGCCTGCCTCAGCCACCGGTGATTATGAAGTGGAGCAATCTACTGGTGCTATTAGTGCCACGCTGCCGTTAACAGCCACTGAGCGTAGCGAATACCCCGTGGAGGTAACTTTTAGCGACGGCAGCGTTGGCATTGTCAACATTGTTGTACATGCAGAAGAAACGGCGCTGTATAAGCTTTCGCTTCGAAACCGCCAGATCCTTCTACGACCCAACCAACCACAGCGGGTACCTATCTTCTACGAAGGTTCAGTACCAGATGAAGTGACCTATCAGGTACGTAGTGGCTGCTTAGAACGATACAAGGATCTGTGGTCGGTCACCATCAACGATGAGGGGTACCTTGAGGTTCTTCACCGGGGCTACCCGCAAGATTTCACCATGCACGACTTGCGCACTTTTGGCAGCTGCACGATCACTCTTACAGCATCTATTCCTGGTGGGCAGGCTGAGCCGATCGATTTCTACGCCGTCGTGGATACGGATGGCGATGGTGTAGACGACCAACGCGATGGCGATCTCGACGGTGATGGTGTCGATAATGATACTGAGCAGTTGAGCGGGCGCGACCCCTTCGTTGATGACAATCACCTACACGCAGCCATCTATTCTTTCAGCTATCCAACGCATCTGAATTTTGTTCGCGCTGGTGCCACCACCACATTTACACCCCGATTGGGCAAGCAGAATCAGCATGGGCCTGCGGGATTTGTGTCTGGTGATTTTTCTTCGTCGGCACGCTTTAGTCTCGTGCCCAACGAGCGGCAGGCATTCACAGAGGCGTTTTCTGCCAGCATTGATGAACACAGCGGTGTGGTCACCGTACAAGCGCACCCCTTCGTTGGTGAAAGAAACGGACTACTCACCGTGGAAGTAACCTACGAGGATGGTAGCCGTTCGCGCAGGAACATTTATTTCACCGGCATTGGTCTGCCCCGGTATCTTTCCTACGATTCCAGCGTGGTTGTGCCAAGGCAGGAGTACACAGTTGTTCCTGAGAGCCGGAATGCGCTGGAATCTGATATGCGCATGACGTGGAAAGCGCCAGACGATGCGCACGGATGGTCTTTTGATTTCAACCCCCACACCGGTGCGATTACAGCTCGTGTCGATGATCCCACCACCGCCACTGAGCAGGTAGAAGGAACTGTTTTTCTGAGCTATCCTGAGCGTTTCGGGGCAGTTGTTGTTCCCCTTCCTGTGGAATTTAGCCTCGATACTGATGGTGACGGTCGCCCAGATTTTTGGGATGAGGATGATGATAACGACACCCTCCTTGATGAACAAGACCAACAGCCGAAGGTGTATAACACCCCTGAGATGGCGAAACAGTACCGGATTTACTATCGGCATCAGCATCTCGATGGCGAGGATACTCCGGCATTAAGGCCAGAAATTATCAAGATTAACGGTGGTGATCATTCCCTTCCACCCGCCACGGTTTTTTATGCCCATGATCCACGCCAGGGTGAAGATCCCAACCCGAACCGTGGCTACCATGTTGATCCGCACACAGGTGAGATACAGGTAGTTTTGCTGGAGCCTTCCTTCCACCAGTTGCCGATTTTCGTGCAATTTTCCGATGGTAGTGTTTTACCCACCTTTGCTGAGGTGACAGTGGATCGCATCAGCATGCGCTTAGACTACGAGCGGCATGAACTCGTGGTTCCGGCAGGGGGAGAAACCGTTGTTGCCCATCCCCGAGGCAGTATGGCTACACCAAGGGTGCGTTACCAGCTGGCACCGACCACCCAGATTCCTCACGGTTGGATTGTGGAGGTGGATCCCGACACCGCACAGGTGCAGGTTTCGGCACCAGCCTTTGTTCCTGGTGCGCAGTGGTTAGAGTCCTTTGTGGTGGAAATTCAGGGCGTGAATGCGCATGATGGTCGGCGTCTTGTGAGCACGATGATCCAGGTGGAGATCGACACTGACGGTGACGGTATCAGCGACTATCACGATCACGATGATGATAATGATGGCGTTGATGACTACCACGAGCACAGTGGTGCTACGGATCCGAAAGACCCGAATTCTTTCCGCCTTAATCACGTATTCATCCCTTCCTATCAGCCTGCTGCTTTCGTGCGTGGAAAAACTGTGCACAGTTTCCGCCCCACCTTTGATATTTCGGGCACCCCAGATAAAGAAGCTGGAGAAATTCCGCAGAATACCCGCTTTGAACTTGTGGGTTACAAAAATTATGTGGGGCCTGTGACTTCGGCCAGCATTGATCAGCACACCGGTGTTATTACCGTGAGGGATTTCCCAGGGCGCAATGCCGCCCCGGAGTTCATTGTGAAGGTGATCTACCAGGACGGAACCGAAACCTTGGTGGATGCTGAGTTTGTGTTAAGCGATAGCGCTGTGTTTGAACCGCGGTGGACTATTCCTGCGATTGTGCCTGGGCAAGGCGAAGTGACAGTGCGTCCGGAATATTCTGTTCCTTTTGTACCTGAACTTCGCTTTGCTCTAGGGCCTATGGATGCTCATGTGGGCTGGGATGTACGCATCGATCCGCAGTCAGGTGAGCTGAGTATTACTGTGGATAATCCGCTCCCGCGAGGGATTGCAGATGTGCTGGAGATTCCCGTGCAGACCACCGTGGTCGATGCTGATCGGGAGCAGGTGCTGCATACTCAGCTGCGTGCGCATTTGGATACGGACCAGGATGGTGAGGTTGATGCGCATGACATCGATGATGATAACGATGCCTACAGCGATATTGAGGAGCAGGCGGCTGGCACGAGTACGAAGGACGCAACCGACAAGCCTGAGTGGGGGCTTGAGCCTGTGACGTTGCCTGTGGCGATTGATGGGCAGGATTATCACAGCGGTTCTCCGCTTGCTCTCACTGCGCCGCTTGAGGTGAGTGTAAGTGTTGATCCGGCGCAGTTGCCTGCGGGTATTCGTTTTGAGAACGGTGTTTTTCTGGGCACGCCGCGTCTGGAATGGTCACGTGAGGCGGAAAGCCAGGTGTTTGCGATCACGGTTGTAGCCCGCCACGAGTTGTCGGGGGATCAGGCGCAGCGTCGTGTGACGTTGCGGGTGCTGCGTGATGTGGATGCTGATGGCGAGCCTGACACTGTTGACAGTGATGATGATAAGGATTTGTTTACCGACGTCGAGGAGCAGCAATCCCAGACTGATCCGAAGGATGCTCAGGATAAGCCGGACATTGCGATTGTGCCCTTAGCACCGCTGCGGGTCAGGGAAGGTGAGCGTATCAGCCAGGCTGTGGCGTTGACGAAGCCGATTCATGCGCTGATTGAGGTTCAGGGTGATCTGCCCGATGGGTTGGAGTTTGCTGGCGATGTTCTCAGCGGCATCCCTTCTCTTGAGCCTTGGGGTGAGCGGGAGTCGCAGGAGCTGAAGGTGCAGTTTGTGGCTGTTCACCCGGCGGGTCGTTCTGCGGTTGCGGAGTTGAGTATGACGGTGTTGCGGGATACTGACCGCGATCAGATTCCTGATATTGAGGATGAGGATGATGATAATGACCGCTTCGTTGATGTTGAGGAGCGCGCTGCCTTCCATGATCCGAAGGATGCGCAGGATAAACCTGTTGTGGCTTTTGCTAAGGTGCCAGTCAGTGAAGTCCGGGAGGGCGTGGCGCTTGATATACCTGTGCGCTTGTCGACGCCGTTGCTGCACGCAGATATTGTTGCGGATCACCTGCCTGAAGGTTTAAGCTTTGTCGACGGCGCCATCGTGGGTATTCCCGCAGTTGAGTGGGAAGGCGAGGAGGAGCATAAACAGCTGACTGCTTCTTTCCGTGCGACCCATCGTGGGCATGATGATGCTGTGTGGATGACTGTGGAGATCACGGTTGTGCGCGATACTGATGGGGATGGCATTCCTGATCTGCGCGATGAGGATGATGATCATGATGGTTATAGTGATCAAGAAGAACGTGCTTTTGGTTCGGATACGAAGAATAAGAATCTCAAACCCACCCTTGCTTTTGTGCAGGTGGATCCGATTGAGGTGGTAGAAAAGACCGGCAGGATTGAGCGGGAGATTCGTCTCGCTGGCGTGGTTGATGCTCTTATTGAGGCGGTTGAGCTTCCCGATGGTCTGCGCTTTGAGCACGGTGTGCTTCACGGTACTCCCGTGATTTCCCAGTGGGATAAGCAGGAGGAGTCTCGGGTGCTTCGGGCTCGGTTTGTGGCTGTGCACCAAGGCAGTGGGGATCGTGCGGAGTTAGAGTGTGCGATTACGGTTGCGCGCAATTCGGATTCGGATGATCTGCCTGATTATGACGATCACGATGATGATAATGATTTGTTTAGCGACGCGCAGGAACAGGCAGCCTTGACTGATCCGAAGGACCCGGCCAACACCCCGACGGTTGCGTTGCGTGCGCTGGCACCTCTTACGGTGGTCGAGCACCACGCCATTGAGGAACAAAGCCCAACATTGCTGCACCCAGTAGATGCCCGGATTGTGGTGCACGGAAAGCTGCCTGCTGGTCTCAAGTTTGACAACGGGCGGTTGTTGGGCAGCCCTGTGATCACTGATTGGGGTGATGATGATACCCGCACAGTGACCATCAGCTTTGTTGCGCAGCATCCCGCTGGGGATTCTGAGCCAGTGACTCTCAGCATTACCGTGCAGCGGGATCACGATCATGATCGCACCCCAGATATGCGTGATGCGGACGATGACAACGATGGCTTTAGTGATGCTGAAGAGCGCGAAGCGGGCACTGATCCCAAAGATAAGGATGATGCGCCGAGGGTAGCACTGGCCGAAATCGGTGCAGTGACTATCACGCAGCATCAGCCGATGCCACCAATCACACCGACACTTGTCCAGCCAGTTGCTGCCACCATTGAGGTGGTTGGCGAGCTGCCTTTAGGTGTGCGCTTTGTTGATGGGCAACTCACAGGCACCCCAACGATAAGTGAGTGGGGTATGGAAGAGTCCCGTGACCTGCAGGTGACTTTCATAGCTAAGCACCCTACTGGGGATTCTGCACCAATAACCCTCACTATCACCGTGGAACGCGATACCGATCAGGACGGTATCTCTGATCTGCGCGATGGGGATGACGATGGGGATCAGTACACCGATGCGGAAGAAACCCACGCAGGCACCAACCCCAAGGATGCTGCCCAGAAGCCCGTACTGCAGTTTGCCCCACTGAAGCCAATCACTGTGGTCGAACACCAACCCATCGAAGCAATCACCCCTTCTGTGCAGCCTGAGCTGCGCGCCACCATTGGGGTTGACAATCTTCCCGCAGGGCTTCTGTTTGATAATGGGCAGCTAACCGGCAGCCCAGAAATCACCGACTGGGCGCGTGGTGAAAACAGCCGCACACTCATCGTTGTCTTCGAAGCAGTACACCCCGCCAGCGGTGAGAGGGCTAGTCAGCAGCTTGCGGTCGTCGTCACGCGTGACACCGACAAAGACACCACGCCGGATCTCACCGACATCGACGCGGACAACGACGGCTTTAGCAACGATGAAGAACACGCCGTCGGAACCGACTATCAAGACAGCGAAAGCACACCAGACTTTGCTTTCAAACAAGTCGAAGACCAGCGCATCATCGAGGCACAAGCCATCAACGACGTGCTGATCGCCCTCATTCACCCAGTATCGGGGCGGTTCATGGCCGAAAAACTCGCGCCTGGCACCACCTTCAACCCCGACACCAGCCGTATCAGCGGCACCCCAGAAATCACCGACTGGGCCGAGGAAGAAACCAGCCGCAGCATCGAATTCCGCCTCAAAGCCGAACGCGACGGCATCGATAATGTGCCAGGACGCAGCACCATGCTCACCTTCACCGTCACCGTGCTGCGCGATCTTGACAAAGATGGCACCCCAGACATCCTCGATGAGGATATCGACGGCGACGGCTACACCAACGCCGAAGAAGAACGAGCAGGCAGCAACCCCCGCCTGCACAGCAGCACCCGTGCGACGGGAGACCATGCGAAAGATCATTCGCAGCAACCCCCGCCTGCACAGCAGCACCCCCACCTGGGCCATCGCTGCACTCAGCAACCAAGACGTAGTGGAATACCAGCCACTCGACCCGATTAA
- a CDS encoding Ig domain-containing protein, with translation MRKIIRSNPRLHSSTPTWAIAALSNQDVVEYQPLDPINLTIEGAQELALNYRLSNPPVRGLHFNPETAQLHGTPEITDWAEAETSRELISTFHAEHAGSGQTNQQEVRIKVLRDLDKDGIPDILDEDIDGDGYTNAEEERAGSNPRLHSSAPTWTITATPAHQEIIEGQAINPITLSNSAELNLSYHAELPTGFSLDGNQLQGTPDFGWLDGVETTEITIPITATHSSKDTAETQTTLRILRDTDSDSAPDILDSDDDNDNFSDEEEIRAGSNPKDPRSVPATPRLGSLTPLTVSNNQPIQPLTIPATSALPAEIAVTGLPEGLSATGGVISGTPQVAWEGRETIRHFTVTVTLTDSAQRVDTATFTLTVTRVGEKKPPVGTTVVNVLKTPGFYALPLGFLLLIPNPAITGFIHGLGAQSPLLYAAPGEVSLPQLIIGLIGVVAGAFTVVWKFLWQQR, from the coding sequence ATGCGAAAGATCATTCGCAGCAACCCCCGCCTGCACAGCAGCACCCCCACCTGGGCCATCGCTGCACTCAGCAACCAAGACGTAGTGGAATACCAGCCACTCGACCCGATTAACCTCACCATCGAAGGAGCACAGGAACTTGCCCTCAACTACCGCTTAAGCAACCCACCAGTGCGCGGACTGCACTTTAACCCCGAAACCGCACAACTGCACGGAACCCCAGAAATCACCGACTGGGCCGAAGCGGAAACCAGCCGCGAACTTATCTCCACATTCCACGCAGAACACGCAGGTAGCGGGCAGACAAACCAGCAAGAAGTACGCATTAAGGTGCTGCGTGATCTTGACAAAGATGGCATCCCAGACATCCTCGATGAGGATATCGACGGCGACGGCTACACCAACGCCGAAGAAGAACGAGCTGGCAGCAACCCCCGCCTGCACAGCAGCGCCCCCACCTGGACGATCACAGCAACTCCTGCCCACCAAGAAATCATCGAAGGCCAAGCCATTAACCCAATCACCCTAAGCAACAGCGCTGAACTAAACCTCAGCTATCACGCCGAGCTGCCCACAGGCTTTAGCCTCGACGGCAACCAGTTGCAGGGCACCCCCGATTTTGGCTGGCTCGATGGTGTTGAAACCACTGAGATCACCATCCCCATTACAGCCACCCACAGCAGCAAGGACACCGCCGAAACGCAAACCACACTGCGCATTCTCAGGGACACTGACTCCGATAGCGCCCCCGATATCCTCGATAGTGACGACGACAACGACAACTTCAGCGACGAGGAAGAAATCCGTGCCGGAAGCAACCCGAAAGACCCACGCAGCGTGCCCGCCACCCCACGACTCGGCTCGCTCACACCACTGACTGTGTCGAACAATCAGCCCATCCAACCACTCACCATCCCCGCAACAAGCGCACTACCAGCAGAAATTGCGGTCACTGGGCTTCCTGAGGGGCTCAGCGCCACCGGTGGTGTGATTAGCGGAACCCCACAGGTGGCGTGGGAAGGGCGTGAAACCATCCGACACTTCACCGTCACCGTCACTCTCACCGACAGTGCGCAACGGGTTGATACCGCCACCTTCACGCTGACGGTCACCCGCGTCGGGGAAAAGAAACCACCAGTAGGAACAACCGTTGTCAACGTGCTCAAAACCCCAGGGTTTTATGCACTCCCACTGGGATTCCTCCTACTGATCCCCAACCCCGCCATCACTGGATTTATCCATGGGCTTGGCGCACAATCGCCACTGCTTTATGCAGCTCCTGGTGAAGTCAGCCTCCCGCAGCTGATCATCGGTCTTATCGGCGTGGTTGCCGGTGCATTTACTGTGGTGTGGAAATTCCTCTGGCAGCAACGTTAA
- a CDS encoding VIT1/CCC1 transporter family protein, whose translation MTHVKEYHTDTASRLNWLRAGVLGANDGIVSISCMLLGVVAAGASSGSTIFLIGMAATLAGAVSMALGEYVSVSAQRDTERRLIALEEKELAELPHEEFAEMVGILTSYGIDEHTAAQATQQMHNANPLHAHVRLELGIDPQDLTNPWVAAFSSALAFIAGASLPLLAAVRFGPGVVTVITLVALAITGVISAKLSDTTPLRPVARLVIGGALGLAITFSLGFFFGIEA comes from the coding sequence ATGACCCATGTTAAGGAATACCACACCGACACAGCCAGCCGACTCAACTGGCTGCGCGCCGGGGTGCTTGGCGCTAATGATGGCATCGTGAGTATTTCCTGCATGCTCCTTGGGGTTGTGGCAGCGGGCGCAAGTTCTGGCAGCACTATTTTCCTCATCGGTATGGCCGCAACTCTTGCCGGTGCAGTGAGTATGGCACTGGGGGAGTATGTGTCTGTTTCCGCGCAGCGCGACACCGAACGCCGCCTGATTGCATTGGAGGAAAAAGAACTCGCCGAACTTCCTCACGAAGAATTCGCGGAAATGGTTGGCATTCTCACCAGCTACGGCATTGATGAACACACTGCTGCTCAAGCAACGCAACAAATGCACAATGCTAATCCTTTGCACGCGCACGTGCGTCTTGAGCTTGGCATCGACCCGCAGGATCTGACTAATCCGTGGGTAGCGGCGTTTTCTTCTGCGCTCGCTTTTATTGCTGGGGCAAGTCTTCCGTTGCTGGCGGCGGTGCGCTTCGGCCCTGGTGTGGTGACTGTTATCACCCTTGTTGCCCTTGCTATTACTGGTGTTATTTCAGCCAAGCTTTCCGACACCACACCGTTACGCCCTGTTGCTCGACTTGTGATCGGCGGTGCGCTGGGCTTGGCTATTACTTTTAGTCTCGGCTTTTTCTTCGGCATCGAAGCCTAA
- a CDS encoding Sir2 family NAD-dependent protein deacetylase, with protein MHSNIPGAPAAVNFAHQSALRSLSRVLEETTTPTPADVACVRIRSQLDAGKVLVVTGAGVSTGSGIPDYRGPNGSLMRHRPMTYQEFMHDAHALRRYWARSFLGWRYIEQARPNTIHSTITCWQQRGFLSGVITQNVDGLHQRAGTTNVLNLHGDFATVVCLDCGRTEARFEFDMRMEKINPFFRITHLIDPAEVNPDGDVELEEQWVDDFHLARIFHGVGLKRCVKSKESAS; from the coding sequence GTGCATTCGAACATCCCTGGCGCCCCCGCGGCGGTTAATTTTGCTCATCAATCAGCGTTGCGCAGCCTTAGCCGCGTGCTGGAAGAAACGACGACCCCAACTCCCGCCGATGTGGCGTGCGTGCGTATCCGCAGCCAACTCGACGCCGGGAAAGTGCTGGTTGTTACGGGTGCTGGGGTGTCGACCGGTTCCGGCATTCCGGATTATCGCGGCCCCAACGGCAGTCTGATGAGGCATCGCCCCATGACCTATCAGGAGTTCATGCACGATGCTCATGCTTTACGACGCTACTGGGCCCGCTCGTTTCTGGGGTGGCGCTATATTGAGCAAGCCCGCCCGAACACCATCCATAGCACCATTACCTGTTGGCAACAGCGGGGCTTTCTCAGTGGCGTGATTACTCAAAATGTTGATGGCCTGCACCAACGTGCTGGTACCACCAATGTACTTAACCTGCATGGGGATTTCGCCACCGTGGTGTGTCTGGATTGTGGGCGCACCGAGGCGCGTTTCGAGTTCGATATGCGCATGGAGAAAATTAACCCGTTTTTCCGAATCACGCACCTGATTGATCCTGCTGAGGTTAATCCTGATGGTGACGTGGAATTAGAAGAGCAGTGGGTGGATGATTTTCATCTTGCCCGGATTTTTCATGGGGTGGGGCTTAAAAGGTGTGTAAAAAGTAAAGAAAGTGCTTCTTGA